From Etheostoma cragini isolate CJK2018 chromosome 3, CSU_Ecrag_1.0, whole genome shotgun sequence:
GCAGGCGGCTAGCGGATCAAGGAGAGACGCCTATGATTTGAGATAAAAATTAAATCacgctgaaaccatgcaggaactcatagtgcacctttaacacAAGGCTAAATCTAGCAGCCAGATAGCGTAGCTTGGCCCAAAGACCGGAAACGGGGTAACAACCATCCTGACTCTGTTTCAAGGTaccaaaatccacctaccagcacctctgaAGCTCACTACATAACACATATGTATGAGTGGTAATGATCTTGTCGTCTAACTTGTGTATTTTGACCTAATGCTTTAACCAGCGCTCCTGGTAAAATAGTCTCATTATTCTTTCAGGATGTGATCTGTGGCGCTTTAATCTCAGCCATCATCATGTTCCTCACCTACCCATTTTGGGAAACCTTTGACCGTTTCCAGCTCACCAGCCACATCTCCCCCATCGTGGCTTTGACAATACCCCTCTTCCTCAGCTACACATACCCTGAGCTGGACCATTACAGCACCACGCGGGGGGATACCACCACCATTCTAGGAGTAGGGGCCGGGTGCTCCGTGGGATACTGGGTGAATGAGCAGCTAGGGCAGACTTTTGAGCCCAAGGGGGTGCTACCTGTACCCCTACCCACACTGACAGCACATGCACTGGTACTAGGTGCTGCCCGCTTCGTTGTCGGAGTTTTAGCATTAGTTGGAACTCGGCAGGTTATGAAAACACTAAGCCTGCAGGTGTTGTATTTGTGGTACAGGGTGGCAACAAATGACCACGGTGccaggaggagaagagagattGAAGTGCCGTATAAGTTTTCCACATACACAGCTGTCGGACTTGTCAATTCTATATTGGTCAATAAAGTATTCATCCTACTGGGACTACTGTGACCTTTTAACACAAGACTGCTGTACAATTATCTGAACTTGCTGTAAGAAAGATGTACCTCATATTTATTTCAGTATATCAAAATaccttttttacatgttaaCTCTTATTCGATGAGCTTCAGAAGCATAATTCACAACAGTGCACTTGTAACTGAGttgaaagcaaataaaaaaatttgctCACGTAGCAATGTCGTTTTTATGACTTCCCACTTTGATCATTATTTGAATTGTGTAGTCAAGGCTATAAAACGGTTATTGGAGTGTTGTGTATTACAGAAGACAAAAATGGTGTCCAAATGCAAGTTCCCTGTTACCCCACCTTGAGCCAGACATGCACAGATCAGTCAGGATAAGCCTATCAAAACCAGTTTAACGGAAACTAagcaaattaatttaaacagcACCCGTCTTtcatccaccccccccccccttttgtcTGTTATTATGAACTAATGCCTGTAAAAACCTGCACtacaaaaaaagattcaaagCTAGAAAGTCAGAAGTTATAAAGGGTTTATTCAATGTTTGAAGGCAAGAATATGTTGTACTTGTATCAAAGGATGaacagtattttaaaatgaaggacCTGAGCTTTCATAATTTTATTACATGTTGGAATAGTGGTTGAAAATTGTGTTTCATATTACATCACCTATAACACCAGAAAACATGAGATGGTACCTTCCGTGCTTTATGCTGTCTGTGTGATTCAGATCTTATTGAAGGCAGCAACATCTACAGACTGAACATAATCCTCGTAGGCGGTGATGGCTTCCTCAAGCAGATCCGTGCCCACTCTCTCATCCTCCACCACGCATCCTATCTGGAGCTTCTTGATGCCGTAGCCCACTGGGACCAGCTTGGACTGCCCCCACAGCAGCCCGTCCATGCTGACGCTGCGGACGCACTGCTCCAGCTCCGCCATGTTCGTCTCGTCGTCCCAGGGTTTGACGTCGAGCAGGATGGAGGACTTGGCGACTAGTGCTGGCTTCTTGGACTTCTTGGCAGCGTACTCAGCAAGGCGCTGCTCCTTGATTCTATCCGCCTCCGCGCTCTCGGCCTCGTCGTCCGAGCCAAATAGGTCAATGTCGTCGTCGCTGGCGTCGTTTGTCGTAGCTGGGAGGACAAACTGACTCTTAGCTGATGGGAGGCTGGCTCTTTCCCTCTGAAAAGACTTGATGTGGTTGTACCAGCGCGTCAGGTGGCAGAAGGTCGAGCCGGGAGCAGAAGGGATGGCGTCAAATATTGCCGTGTCAGCATGGGATGCCACAAAGCCCTCTATGTAGCTTTTGTCTGCCAGAAAATCATTGAGAGATTTAAGGCCGCCTGCCGTGCTCACGTCACCAAACACGGTTTTTGTGGAAGTTGGACTGGATGACGGGGCCTGCAAGGATTCATCTTGGGTGGGGAACTTGTGCTTGATGACTTCCTGCATGGGGACGTCATGTGTGAGGTTGGTTTCTGCAGTGTGGCCACTGGAAGAACCAAGGCAACAAAGCAACAGGTAATGAGTCACTCAGTTGAATTACCATGCACAAACCCCAAAGCACAAATAACCTAAATTAAGACCAGGCATGCATGTAcgagcccacacacacacaaatgcacaccaTTCACAttgaaaacacaataaagtcttatttttttcattcttctgcAGTCTTGTCTATactatataaaaacacaatggcaGCACATAATGATGCTGCACATACTCTTcatcttttagtttttcaatgcaaCAGCTGACAGATAATCTGCAGCTCATTTCAACCACAAAAGCCAAACACTTGTTATCTTTATGACAAATTTCAAGCCTCATATATTTTCCTCATGAATCTCattgctttctgtttttgtctgactTCTTTGTATTTTTGAGTAGGAGTTTAGAGAGGTGAAATCACAGGAAGGGCTCGATGTCCATCTCCAGGGCCGAGCAGGGCATGGTCAGCTCGAAGCGGGTGATGACATCCGGGTGGAGGACCCCGAGACGCCCTACGCTCCTTCCATGGGCAAAGATCTCCGCGCATCGACCAGGGAAAAAGGTGGAAtctaagagaaaaaaagaaaaatataggcAATGAATCATTACTTTAAGTGAGAAGTGAATTTTATAAACACCTCCACTTGGCACCTCTTTTCTTACTAAAGCCCAGTACATCCTTTTGCTTCCTCTTCTAAGACAACAATTATCACCTTCAGTTTTCTTCCTGACAAACTATTTTTGACCAGTGTGTTACTATCTAACATGCCATCTGTTTAATGGATCATGTTTCTGCCAATATAtagaaactgtaaaatgtatttgcacTTGCAGAATAGGCCTCGACGATTGTAATAAAATGGcaatcttgattcaccctgttcacaatatAAGTTTTAAtaacttagattttttttttaaatgaatttgattctcatttaattttacgagccgactgcatcacaagcgttactactttcttctgtgagttttaaacacagactgtacaaaataggttttaaagcgctcccaggctctgcaatgctctcccttctcttcattgaggcctgTGTACAGGCTTATGGTGATGCGCAATTTgttataggtgccaaaaaaatctgtttggtactgccaatttgttttggtttgtcatGGTTTGGTGCATtgaacattacactttgtgagaaaagaaTCGTGGCAGACAATCGTGATATCAAtactaagctaaaaaaaaaaatcgtaatTTATAATAGTGCATGCCTATTGCAGAAGTATTCATTTTTCTATTAAGTACTGATGACATCCTAGTGATGAGCTCTCATCATACCACAGAGATCGTGAGTCAATCACACAGTATGGGCGGTACCGTGCTGGCTTTCttgtttctggattttctctTGATAATCATTTGGTCACACACATTGGTTATTAATGATCAATGGTTAGTAgtgtttattaatttaatgtattccaaacaaatccaaaagttaaaaggattttttttcttaaaaggcTTTCCCTTTAAGAAGTGAAAAACAAAGCTTTAACAGGGTagaaactagggctgcacgattatggcctaaataataatcacgattattttgatcaaaattgagttcacgattaattatcatgatttgttgatttgaaccagaacaacattttattgtcacatagtcTGCACATAACTGCTTTCAAATCTATATTGTGCTaaattcctcttatgttgaagttgtacaTACATCtggctgcaacacatgtaaatgaaaattatctaaaataaatcgccattatatatatatatctctctctctctctctctctctctctctctctctctctcagaaagctccttcacttgttttcaacaataacagattaaaagagctagggagagagagggagagcgatgGATATACTCAGAGTGACGACTGGGTCAGCAGAGTTGCACATGTCATGTACATATataatgtctgtatcgtcactgcggtgcatttttatgaactatgatattctggccatgggccATCTCCCGCCCAGGTCCAGGAGGCTCCGTATCACAGGCTACTGACACGCTTCAATAAcgctggtacaaatacaggtttgtctctcatgcttaacaatatacacctgtgttaataacaattaaaactgtggacatgTGTTAGAAGTGTGGACCGCcgctgtgtctctttgtgttgctgggagcagtgtgtgagtgaatgggggcggggctgcgcggagagtaagaagagagagagtagaTGAGAGATAATAACACAGgcacgcaaaattaaaccatattgatGTAAACAAcgttgctttgtttgtggagtAGCaacggatgcgaggacattaggtgcactgGTGCAACCTAGGAAAAATGTAAgttgcaccctagagccctgtgagctaacagacaataactagcactggtcactgctgaaaaacaacacagacgggacaaaatgttgcgatTACTgataaactggtaaaccttgttaCCGAcatataaccgactgctatctgtggaatttcctcacgttactctgtcctccgTGACGGTCTAAATCTAGAACTGACTGGcccatgatcagacagtggtttacggagcggccgatgggctttgcaaaaaaaacaaacgaGCGCTCAATGAACGgaacaacacattttacatttttcttgattacgcaaatttgattgtgggatgCCAAAATCATCATCGtgagtaaaatgtaattaattgtgCTGCCCTAGCAGAAGCACAGTCCTGCTTCAACCCTGTTAAACCTTTGTTTTTCACGTTGTTTATGTGAAAATGCCACAAGTCTACTTTAAAGCAACTACCTTTGCAGGCCATTTCATCATAATTAGATTTTCTATCTTGGTCACTTTGATTCACACATTTCTTCTCAAAATCTGATGGTTAGTATGTACAGTCAATTTGAAAGTATCACTTTGTTCTAAAACACCAACATGCCAAAGTGACAGACGGACTTGTCAGACATTTAACAAGATGCAGgggttgccatgacaacagccccacacacagagacatggcATTCTCCCATAGTGCACTGCTTCTTCCCACGCTGCCTTGCTAATGGGTTCCAGAGCCCACTGCATAGATATTCACTCATCACTATGGATGAAGGCTTACCAAAGACATGGACTGTACTTTCAACAGTCTTATTTTGGTTGCCTGTTCTGTGTCTGTTGGGTGGAATAAATCAGTAGAATGTGCTTGCGTTGGTTCACACGTCATCTACTTGTACTATGAGCAGGATGCCATGGCAACTATATAAATAGCTCTGGTACATCTTAAATAACCAATCAGTCAATGAAAATCCTACACTTGAGCCAGGCCACTTTCCGCCCACTCTCCTCCAACTTTCATCAAAGCTCTCTTCAGAAAGGAGAATTTGACAGTTGCATTAGATAACCAATATAACTGGCTGATGTTGCCAACATTTTGCCATAGGATTAATGACTTTTTGAGACAACTGGACATTAAGTTCACCCAGGTTCTGACTGAAGCAAGAAAAACCTGCAGTCAAGTAAAGGCCTCATCCTGCATGAAGGACCTGCTTACATACCTAAATTGAATATTAGTATCAGTGACTTTAATTGATCATTAATTGATCTATCAATTGTGCTATCTGGGCATCCGACGGTCATCAATTGTTGGTTACGATAACATTACGCTCACCATAGTAATTGTCGATACTGTATATGAGAGTGCGGTGACATG
This genomic window contains:
- the sgpp2 gene encoding sphingosine-1-phosphate phosphatase 2 isoform X3, producing MYIGQVMKDMLKLPRPLSPPVVKLETRVDAEYGLPSTHAMAATAISFTVLLSAPSRIQFQFEVGLLIALTLSSLVCLSRLYTGMHSVLDVICGALISAIIMFLTYPFWETFDRFQLTSHISPIVALTIPLFLSYTYPELDHYSTTRGDTTTILGVGAGCSVGYWVNEQLGQTFEPKGVLPVPLPTLTAHALVLGAARFVVGVLALVGTRQVMKTLSLQVLYLWYRVATNDHGARRRREIEVPYKFSTYTAVGLVNSILVNKVFILLGLL